From Bacillus basilensis, a single genomic window includes:
- the rlmH gene encoding 23S rRNA (pseudouridine(1915)-N(3))-methyltransferase RlmH yields the protein MNISIISIGKLKEKYLKQGIAEYLKRLSAYAKVEVIELPDEKAPENLSEAEMLIVKEKEGIRILDKISDDTHVITLAIEGKQKSSEEFAVSLDRLATYGKSKIAFVIGGSLGLSSEVMKRSNESLSFSKMTLPHQLMRLVLLEQVYRAFRINRGEPYHK from the coding sequence GTGAATATCTCTATTATTTCAATTGGGAAATTAAAAGAAAAATATTTAAAACAAGGTATAGCAGAATACTTAAAAAGATTATCTGCATACGCAAAAGTAGAAGTAATTGAATTACCAGATGAAAAGGCACCAGAAAATTTAAGTGAAGCAGAAATGTTAATTGTAAAAGAAAAAGAAGGTATACGTATACTGGATAAAATTTCTGATGATACGCACGTAATTACGTTAGCGATAGAAGGAAAACAAAAGTCATCAGAAGAATTTGCAGTAAGTTTAGATCGTCTTGCTACATATGGAAAGAGTAAAATTGCGTTTGTAATTGGTGGATCACTTGGACTAAGTTCAGAAGTAATGAAGCGTTCAAACGAGTCACTTTCCTTTTCAAAGATGACGTTACCACATCAATTAATGCGATTAGTGTTGCTTGAGCAAGTGTATAGAGCATTTCGTATTAATCGTGGGGAACCGTATCATAAGTAA
- a CDS encoding CxxH/CxxC protein yields the protein MNLPCCLEHVELALDIIVDECEVAPVINNVDNSEKEKKACEFCQNEATYVVSNTDSHTICG from the coding sequence ATGAATTTACCTTGTTGTTTAGAACATGTTGAATTAGCTTTAGATATCATTGTGGATGAGTGTGAAGTTGCACCGGTTATTAACAATGTGGATAACTCAGAAAAAGAGAAAAAAGCATGTGAATTTTGTCAAAATGAGGCGACATATGTTGTATCGAACACAGATTCTCACACAATATGTGGGTAA
- a CDS encoding S1C family serine protease yields MSFIDEENYRMKRAKKKKHKGIVISSIAGTIVGASLFAFGAPLFSNDGGALPQAEASGSNMAEAQGIKQISFVDAVDRASEAVVGVINIQRDNFSEADSEAGTGSGVIYKKTDGQAYIVTNNHVVAGANRIEVSLSDGKKVPGKVLGTDVVTDLAVLEIDAKHVKKVIEIGDSNTVRRGEPVIAIGNPLGLQFSGTVTQGIISANERIVPVDLDQDGHYDWQVEVLQTDAAINPGNSGGALVNAAGQLIGINSMKIAAKEVEGIGLAIPVTRAVPIMNELEKYGKVRRPYVGIELRSLNEIPNYYWSKTLHLPGNVTEGVCILDVKSPSPGADAGLREHDVIVAVDGKPVRDIIGFRTALYDKKINDKMTLTFYRGTKRATTTVKLGIQKY; encoded by the coding sequence ATGTCCTTTATTGATGAAGAAAATTATCGTATGAAACGTGCAAAGAAAAAGAAGCATAAAGGTATTGTTATTTCTAGCATAGCAGGAACAATTGTAGGAGCTTCGTTATTTGCATTTGGAGCTCCTTTATTTTCAAATGATGGGGGCGCGCTTCCGCAAGCTGAAGCAAGTGGAAGTAATATGGCCGAAGCTCAAGGAATTAAACAGATTAGCTTTGTGGATGCTGTTGATCGTGCATCTGAAGCCGTTGTTGGCGTTATTAATATCCAACGAGATAATTTTTCAGAGGCAGATTCAGAAGCTGGCACAGGATCGGGTGTCATTTATAAAAAGACAGATGGCCAAGCTTATATTGTAACGAATAATCATGTTGTTGCTGGAGCAAATCGTATTGAAGTAAGTTTAAGTGACGGTAAGAAGGTTCCAGGAAAAGTATTAGGAACCGATGTAGTCACAGATTTGGCTGTACTAGAAATCGATGCAAAGCATGTGAAAAAGGTAATTGAAATTGGCGATTCTAACACTGTTCGTAGAGGAGAACCAGTCATTGCGATTGGAAATCCGCTCGGGCTGCAATTTTCTGGGACTGTCACACAAGGCATTATTTCGGCTAATGAACGTATCGTCCCTGTAGATTTAGATCAAGACGGACATTATGATTGGCAAGTAGAAGTATTGCAAACAGACGCAGCAATTAATCCAGGTAATAGTGGTGGTGCACTTGTAAATGCGGCAGGTCAATTAATTGGTATTAACTCAATGAAAATTGCAGCAAAAGAAGTAGAAGGAATTGGACTAGCTATTCCTGTTACTAGAGCTGTTCCGATTATGAATGAGCTGGAGAAGTACGGAAAAGTAAGGAGACCGTATGTTGGAATTGAACTTAGATCATTAAATGAAATTCCAAATTATTATTGGTCAAAAACATTGCATTTACCAGGCAATGTAACAGAGGGAGTTTGTATTTTAGATGTGAAAAGTCCTTCGCCAGGTGCAGATGCTGGTTTAAGAGAACACGATGTAATTGTAGCAGTAGATGGAAAACCGGTTCGCGATATTATCGGATTCCGTACGGCCTTATATGATAAAAAAATTAATGATAAAATGACTCTTACGTTTTATCGTGGTACAAAACGAGCAACAACAACCGTTAAACTAGGCATTCAAAAGTATTAA
- a CDS encoding MBL fold metallo-hydrolase — MGLHFSVLASGSTGNMLYVGTDEKKLLVDAGLSGKATEALFKQAELNINDVSGILVTHEHSDHIKGLGVLARKYDLPVYANEKTWNAMEHLIGNIPTEQKFIFSVGDVKTFGDIEVESFGVSHDAAEPMFYAFHNNNRKLALITDTGYVSDRMKGVIKGANAFVFESNHDVEMLRMGRYPWSIKRRILSDVGHVCNEDAALAMADVITDETKHIYLAHLSLDNNMKELARMSVSQVLEEKGFGVGEAFEIHDTDPKMPTKIQYV, encoded by the coding sequence ATGGGGTTGCATTTTAGCGTACTTGCAAGTGGAAGTACAGGGAATATGCTATATGTAGGAACGGATGAAAAAAAATTACTCGTCGATGCAGGTTTAAGTGGTAAAGCAACAGAGGCTTTATTTAAACAGGCAGAACTAAATATAAATGATGTATCAGGTATTCTTGTAACGCATGAACATAGTGATCATATTAAAGGATTAGGTGTATTGGCACGTAAATATGATTTACCTGTTTATGCAAATGAGAAAACATGGAATGCAATGGAACACTTAATAGGAAATATCCCAACTGAGCAAAAGTTCATTTTCTCAGTTGGGGATGTGAAAACATTCGGTGATATTGAGGTCGAGTCATTTGGGGTTTCTCATGATGCGGCAGAGCCGATGTTCTATGCCTTTCATAACAATAATAGAAAGTTAGCCCTTATTACAGATACGGGATACGTAAGTGACCGTATGAAAGGTGTGATTAAGGGGGCGAATGCTTTCGTGTTTGAAAGTAATCATGACGTGGAAATGCTTCGTATGGGGCGTTATCCATGGAGTATTAAGCGACGTATTTTAAGTGATGTAGGGCACGTTTGTAATGAAGATGCTGCATTAGCGATGGCGGATGTAATTACAGATGAGACAAAACATATTTATTTAGCCCATTTAAGTTTAGATAACAACATGAAAGAACTAGCGCGTATGTCAGTATCACAAGTATTAGAGGAAAAAGGATTTGGAGTGGGAGAAGCCTTCGAAATTCATGATACAGATCCAAAAATGCCTACAAAAATTCAATACGTATAA